Genomic window (Carassius auratus strain Wakin unplaced genomic scaffold, ASM336829v1 scaf_tig00216043, whole genome shotgun sequence):
tttactgttttggcgactatgttttcttctcctgtggcgcggcatatgtgtggtccataataagaatgcaatccagacttttaaacttgccggtgcagtttcaagcgcctctcactgctctgcacctgcatttctggctctgaccgaaaacgcgctgtggaaacgcgttggcttagtactttttgtccctctctgctattatagttttgcaagatggcggaactacatggaagcctccgtcgacctacccgtcccatgtatataaagataataaattcttcatttacgaggattagtttaaacattggcataggtatttgtacaccattgagggcatatttatgaataaaaatattgattttagataataaaatacctaaaaagttacttattgtccctttaatacTTCTGCTGTGATTTTAAGAGCTTTTTAGGCATTTATTTGTTCAAGGGTGAATTAAGAACGTATATATCTATTATTCTGGCCACAATTTGACTTCTGTATATTGCAGGGAGGACGTGTTGCTGTGGATTGTGGGTGTGCTGTTACTCCTGTTCTGCAGTCTGGATGTGTGGTATTATTTACGGGTAGTGGTTGTGCTGGTCAGGGCCTGGTTCCTCTCACCCGTAATTGATATCACAGCTGAGCAGACTTCAAGTGGACGAGTGGTTCTCCATGACGTTGACCTTTGCCACATGAATAATGCCCGCTACCTGCGCGAGTGTGACTTTGCCCGTTTCTCTCTGTACTCCCGCAATGGGGTGTTCAAAGCTTTAAGGGCTCTAGGGGCCACCGTGGTCGTTGGGGCAACTACCATCCGCTATAGACGGCCGCTGTGTATCGGTGAGGCGTTTGAGATTCACAGTCGAATCATTACCTGGGACGAGAAGTCATTTTACCTGGAGCAGAGGTTTGTGTCTTGTAAAGATGGGATGGTGTCGGCTGTCATGTTCTGCAAACAGAATGTCCTGCGCAGCAGTCCGGACAAGATCCTGCAACACCTGTGCAA
Coding sequences:
- the LOC113096947 gene encoding protein THEM6-like, producing MEDVLLWIVGVLLLLFCSLDVWYYLRVVVVLVRAWFLSPVIDITAEQTSSGRVVLHDVDLCHMNNARYLRECDFARFSLYSRNGVFKALRALGATVVVGATTIRYRRPLCIGEAFEIHSRIITWDEKSFYLEQRFVSCKDGMVSAVMFCKQNVLRSSPDKILQHLCKRKVEVPEFPEELQHWISFISASSKALRGECPLDDKKSK